The Micromonas commoda chromosome 1, complete sequence region ctcaccgttcacgatggacgcgaggtcGGAGTGCGTGACGTGTTCTGCGTGCCACGCGTCCCTGGAGAAGAGACCGCAGAGGTGCGCCACGGACTTGGCGGTcagcgcgcgatcgtcctGCGACAtcacgcgggggcggggggagTGGGTCAGGTTTTAACTTGCTTCGATAttcacccgccgcgtcggatgACGTCGGTGCCGGACGGGAAAGGGGAACGATCGCTCGCCTgtgcgttcgcgtcgtcgggggcgggcggagggagctcgacgagcgcgcggaggatgtACGCGAGGTGTCTGGGGAGGTAATCGTAGGGCATGTGCCACCCGAACGGCGGCATCCTCAGAGTCGGTTCATCACTTTTGttcccgccagctgtgtctcGTCGGAGGtggccgtccgcgcgcgcggcggcgcgagggttgGGCGGAGTGGACGTGAGCGcgtcacgcgcggcggccttgtccgcgtcgcggacccggaggtgctcggcggccgcgtcgtcgtcgtttgccgcgtcctcggccgCGGTCGAAGCTTCTTTTTTCTCGGTTTTTttctcgtcctcggagcGGGCGACGGGTGTGGCCGTGGGCGTcggtccgtcgcctccctcgcgcgcgtcctcccccCCCCGCATCCACGCCAGCGGCACGACGCTGTCGTTGTACAGCGCGTGCAGCGCCCGGAACGGCCCGTGCCTGGCGCAcatcgcgtcgaggaggtgacCCGACTCGCGCAGGTGGCGCATACGGGGCGTGGACGTCACGTACCAGAGGATATCAGCCGCGAGCGAACCGGTGGATatctcccccgcgcgcgccgccagcgcggcgacgacgtcgccgtcgccgcactcGCGCAGGttgacgtcctcgagcgcgccggggcaccccgcgcgagcctccaGGGACGCCACCAGGTCGTTGGTGCAGCAGCCGCCGGTGTGGCAGCCGTGCGTTGACTCGAGGGGGAAGGGttcggaggtggaggcggaggaggctcggAGGAGGCTCctcgaacggcgcggcgacgaggacgaggacgacgcgcgcgcggggcgacgcgggacgatcgcgagcgccggcggacgcgcgagtGGGAgggggatcgcgcgcgacatggtcgtctgcgcggcgcgcggtggggtCTGGGGTTGGGGCGATGCGCGCACGGGCACGGGCCctctcgtcggcgtcgtggctTTTCCTCGGAGGTGGAGTCGCGGCTGTCGACAGCCACAGCTGTGTCCAGCTGTGtacacagctgtgcgtcaGGGCGAAGGGTTTTCGTCAGTGAGGGTTCGCCGAGGGTTAACTTAGCGCCGGCCGAGGGGTCGTcacagccgcgcgcgcgatgagcggCTCGGGCGACACGCGCGTCGTGTGCCGCgtgcgcccgtcgcgcgacgccgccggcgccggcggcgcgccctcccccgtcgacgcgcgcgtggacgcgcgcgagatccgcgtcgtcgccgccccgtccccctcctcctccaacTCCCCCTCGCAGCACGCCACGACCACCGCCTTCGCCTTTGACGCGGttttcgacgcgcgcgcgagcaacgacgacgtcgcgcgcgcgtgcctcgaacccgcgctcgacgacgtgtgcgtccgcggcgtcaacGCCACCGTCATGGCGTACGGGCagagcggcgcgggcaagACACACACGATGGAGGgccccggcggaggcggcgacggcgacgagggcctCATTTCCCGGGCGAGTCGAGTCAACCCGCGCCTCTTCTCTTTCCCCCCTCTCCCTTTCCCTGCGACTCGCCCGAACCGACCATCGAGCGCGCTGACGCGGGGAATCGATCCGCCAACCTTCCCGTTCCGCGCAGGccgtcgcgcacctcgccgcgttcagcgccggcaaggccgccgcgaacgagccgtgctccgtccacgtcgtcgccgtcgaactGTACCGCGAAACCCTTCGAGACCTCctccttcctcctcctcctccgacgacgaagagctCACCGTCGAGCCGCGGACGGGAAGaacccgcgggtgccgccaccgcggggaaTCGATCCCCCGACCTCGCGATCCCGCCGTTGCACGTCGCCACGTGCCCGCACCGGGGCGTGTGGGTCCGAGGCGCGGTCGAGGTCGAAGTGgaccaccgcgacggcggctcagaggcgctggagaggctccgagccgccggcgcgcggcgcgctgtcgGTCGCACGGGCCTCAACGCGgactcgtcgaggtcgcACCTCATCGTCGGGTTCCGCGTGGAGACTttcacgacggcggcgacggcgggaatcgaacccgggACCTCGCGATCATCTGCGAAGCTCTTCCTCGTGGACCTCGCCGGTTGCGAAAAAGCGGCGAAAtctctcgccgccggcgacagGCTCGACGAGGCCAAGGGCATCAACAAGTCGCTCAGCGCGCTGGGTAACGTCGTGTCGGCGTTGGTGGAGAGGGACCGGGTGGGTGCGTTCGGAGCGAATCCGTCGGTCGGGGGTTCGACTCCCGACGGagccgacgaagccgacTCGCCCTCGGGAGCAACCTCCAAAAGCGGAGTCCCAAAGCAAACGCCCTTACAGCCGCACGTTCCTT contains the following coding sequences:
- a CDS encoding predicted protein — translated: KLFLVDLAGCEKAAKSLAAGDRLDEAKGINKSLSALGNVVSALVERDRPHVPYRDSKLTFLLQESLGGNARATLVVCLSPDVADTAETMSSLRF
- a CDS encoding predicted protein, whose amino-acid sequence is MSRAIPLPLARPPALAIVPRRPARASSSSSSPRRSRSLLRASSASTSEPFPLESTHGCHTGGCCTNDLVASLEARAGCPGALEDVNLRECGDGDVVAALAARAGEISTGSLAADILWYVTSTPRMRHLRESGHLLDAMCARHGPFRALHALYNDSVVPLAWMRGGEDAREGGDGPTPTATPVARSEDEKKTEKKEASTAAEDAANDDDAAAEHLRVRDADKAAARDALTSTPPNPRAAARADGHLRRDTAGGNKSDEPTLRMPPFGWHMPYDYLPRHLAYILRALVELPPPAPDDANAQASDRSPFPSGTDDDRALTAKSVAHLCGLFSRDAWHAEHVTHSDLASIVNAFAEVPAVLEAEHCGDFTKTARRALRELAKPVEAHAEAFTPAEYTRRSCPSRRLRGTFEPLKSILHSAQVFAVVRSYERAYDECWAHHPTVSGSNPVPIEPLPSSGHGKPLYSSSSSIDRYDRYARIDRWPRYAKTARFYDSQSELRDGCVPPLDPVRSMIRLVFTNFAFDSAQSIDG